The region TACATACCTACAAAAAGGGGTATGAGCATCAATAATCCAAGAAGCCATAGTAAAGTACCCAGAACACCTATCACAATTTTGAATTTCATGCAAACACCTTACTTGGACAATTTTTCTACCTCTAAAAACACAGAAGATATAGAAAATAAAAGGATATGATTCTTCTTTTACTTTGTAATTTCGAGGGAACAATAGTTGAGTTCTTATTAATAACCATATTTACAAGTCAATCTTCCGGAACCTTCACATCTTTGAAAACTTATCATTTATTTGTAACTTTTATAATACTTTTATTTATTTGTCCATAAAATCAACATACAAAATAAATCCACAGATCTACCATTACATATTACTCATATTAATCTTTGTTAATTTAACATCCTCCCTATGTGGGTTGGAATTTTATAAAGGATTAATATAAAGAAAATAGAATTATTTAATATTTGAAAAAAGAACTAATGTATGGTGGGACCGCGGAGATTTGAACTCCAGTCGCAAGACCCCCAGCCTTGCAGGATGGACCAGGCTACCCTACGGTCCCACGGGGATTGGTCCTAATAGGAACTTTCCCTATATCACTTTTTCTGCCGGGCCGCCCATTCGGTATAGGCTTTTGTGATCTGGGCACCTTCCATGAAAACACATCCATGCAACTGGGCATAAGTTTTTGCGTCTTCTTTTGAAAGGGCTTTGCCGTTGGTATCATCCAGCATTTCACAGACTACCATGACAGGGGTTATACCGGCCATCTCTGCAAGAGCAACCGAAAGCTCGGTCTGGCCCCGGCGGTTTTCCACAAGCCCTTCAGCTGCCCGTAGCAATGCAACATGCCCCGGAGCCCGGAACTCGTCTCCAAATACAACGGCTTCACCGTTCCTACCTTTTTCAGAGATTTCAGCCAGTTTGTTGATGGTCAGGGCCCGGTCGTTATCCGGGATACCGGTACGGGTGTTCCTGTGATTGACCCAGATGGAAAATGAGGAACGACTATCATATGCCAGATCACCGGCCTGCTCCACGGTATTACCAATTGCAGGCCATCTGCCTGCCCCTTCTGCCAGCAAATCTGCCATGAAAGGCAGACCCAACGTCGTACAGACCTCATCGGCCAGGGCAGTACAGATCAGCCCCCCCCCATCGCGACGCATCCAGCGCACATCATCAGGAGTAATAGCTGAGGCCGCAATAACAAAATCCGTCTCGCCTTCCCGGCTGTCCGAATCAAATATAAATACCATTTCTCCCCGCTCAACTGCCTCAACACCCTTTTTCACTTCGGGATCTGAAATTTTTAAATTGTCCATACTAAATGCCTCCAATCAATAATCAACGGTAACCTCAACCTCATCTCCGTCCTTCAAATCAAGCTCATCACGCAATTTAACAGGGGAGATTATCTCCAGCAGATCAGCCGGATAATGGGTCCTGTCGGGAACCACAACTGCTGCCTCAAACCCCTCAACTTTCACACAGAAACAATGACATGCACCGAAAGTACGCTCCCCATTTGTGAAACCGGAGATCGGGATCACAGCACTTTCTGCAAGCTTATCCCTGAACTTCAGGCTAAGGTCATCAAGATGCACATTGAGAGTTCCGGGGTAAGGAGCAAAACCGAGTTTGTCCCCGAATTGCCTCTGATAGCCTTCCTGGCCGATATAGTAGTGACCTTCACCAAGCCCGCTTACAATAGACCCCCGCAGCTGAATCGACTTTTTTTCAACGGTTTCGGTGAATATATGCCTGTAATCCTCGTATTCCTTTTTCAGCAATTGCCGACCCTTTTCCAACAGCGCCACTTCCTGTCCACCAGGCACAATACGCCTCTCAATATAACCTTCATCTTCCAGGGATTTGAGAATCCTAGCCGAAGTCTTGGAGCTGGTCGCCATGTATTCGGCAAACTCAGCTGAGGATAGTTTAACCGGATTATTCAGCCCGCCCAGAAGGCCCAGTTCTTTCAGTGCTGGAATTAGATGCATGCGAAATACTCCATCTCAAAATTGAGACGTATCTCATATCTGGCTGATCGTTAATAAATGTTCGGCTTGCAACAGAGTAAATTATAACCAGCGGGAAACACATGAGAAATTAGGGAGAGGAATGTCCGGAGGTTAGCCATGAAAAAATACAACCCATATGAGAACAGGCCCTCTCATGCAGGCTGGAGAAGAGACCTGTACGATATAATCTTCGGGGCAGATACACCTCCTGGAAAGGCCTTCGATATAGCACTTATATTTGCTATCCTGGGAAGTGTTGTCATTGTAATGCTGGACAGCGTGCATTCCATAGCATCTGTTCACCACCATAGCCTCTACATGCTGGAATGGGATTTCACCATTCTGTTCACCATCGAATATATCCTGCGACTTATTTGTGTCAGGGACAAAAAAAGATATGCGACCAGCTTTTTTGGTGTGATAGATTTACTGGCAGTACTGCCTACCTACCTGACAGTAATCCTGCCCGGCGGTCAATATCTCCTTGTTATACGTATACTGAGACTGTTGCGGATATTCAGGGTACTTAAACTCGTGCAGTACCTCTCTGAAGCCGATCTGCTGATAAGGGCACTGCGGGAGAGTCAGCGCAAAATCATAGTTTTCCTGTTCACGGTTTTGAATCTGGTCGTGATTCTGGGTTCTGTTATGTATGTGGTTGAAAGTTCCAATCCCCAGTTCACCAGTATTCCCCAGAGTATTTTCTGGGCAATCGTTACCATAACAACGGTAGGTTATGGGGATATTGTACCCACAACATTTCTGGGAAAGACCATCGCTTCACTGGTAATGATAATCGGTTATTCTATCATCGCTATACCTACAGGGATAATCACACAATCGATAATCCGGGTTTCCAGTGAGGATGATAAAACAAAAATCGTAAAACAGACGAAAGGAAATATGTTTTCAAAAAAATGTCCGGGTTGTGCCTTTCAGGGACATGATCTGGATGCTGACTACTGTAAACGTTGCGGGGAAAGACTTGAGGAGGAATAAAATGGAACATGGAGAAAATAATGGACATTCGCATCATGCAATGATGCTGGAAGATTTTAAGAAACGTTTTTTCGTATCACTGGTTCTTACAATACCAATCCTATTTTTGTCACCGATAATCAGACAGGCATTGGAAAGTATAGGAGTGAGCCTACCGACAATTGAAGGTGCCTCTTATCTGCTTTTTGCCTTTTC is a window of Methanohalophilus mahii DSM 5219 DNA encoding:
- the ribB gene encoding 3,4-dihydroxy-2-butanone-4-phosphate synthase, with translation MDNLKISDPEVKKGVEAVERGEMVFIFDSDSREGETDFVIAASAITPDDVRWMRRDGGGLICTALADEVCTTLGLPFMADLLAEGAGRWPAIGNTVEQAGDLAYDSRSSFSIWVNHRNTRTGIPDNDRALTINKLAEISEKGRNGEAVVFGDEFRAPGHVALLRAAEGLVENRRGQTELSVALAEMAGITPVMVVCEMLDDTNGKALSKEDAKTYAQLHGCVFMEGAQITKAYTEWAARQKK
- a CDS encoding winged helix-turn-helix domain-containing protein/riboflavin kinase, coding for MHLIPALKELGLLGGLNNPVKLSSAEFAEYMATSSKTSARILKSLEDEGYIERRIVPGGQEVALLEKGRQLLKKEYEDYRHIFTETVEKKSIQLRGSIVSGLGEGHYYIGQEGYQRQFGDKLGFAPYPGTLNVHLDDLSLKFRDKLAESAVIPISGFTNGERTFGACHCFCVKVEGFEAAVVVPDRTHYPADLLEIISPVKLRDELDLKDGDEVEVTVDY
- a CDS encoding ion transporter, whose amino-acid sequence is MKKYNPYENRPSHAGWRRDLYDIIFGADTPPGKAFDIALIFAILGSVVIVMLDSVHSIASVHHHSLYMLEWDFTILFTIEYILRLICVRDKKRYATSFFGVIDLLAVLPTYLTVILPGGQYLLVIRILRLLRIFRVLKLVQYLSEADLLIRALRESQRKIIVFLFTVLNLVVILGSVMYVVESSNPQFTSIPQSIFWAIVTITTVGYGDIVPTTFLGKTIASLVMIIGYSIIAIPTGIITQSIIRVSSEDDKTKIVKQTKGNMFSKKCPGCAFQGHDLDADYCKRCGERLEEE